In Gracilinanus agilis isolate LMUSP501 chromosome 1, AgileGrace, whole genome shotgun sequence, the sequence ATACATAGAATTTTGTAGAAAATCTTATACATATATTTCACCTGGATTTTCACACAAGAACCCTATAAGACAGGCAGGAAAGATatgattcttattttaaattttagaaaataggTTCAGAAACATTAGGATATCTAGTATATGGTAGCATAGCGAGGATAAACCTGGTATTTGTAtgtaggtcttctgacttcaaatctagtgttTTATGTTGCCCAAACTATCTTCTTCAGCCAGTCCAAATTATGCCATAAAACCacagcaaaaaacaaaacttattataGTAGTGGCTAATCAATAGTGTATAGGAAACATGTATTTTCTTCCCACAATATGTAGAGGGGCAAAATACATCACAATGATGATAACCCCAAACTAAGTTTCTGAAACACTGAAACCAAAAAGACAAATATTCTTTGTTTAAACATGGAAACAATGGCCCTCAAATAGCTTAATGTAAAAGTTATAGttgaaaagttattttatttttaccttgctCTGGTGAGGAAGATCTTAAGACCGGTTATTTTTGTTGCCCAATCATAAGTCAAaaaggaactggattcaaatgttgcctgggcaagtcatttaatgtctagACAGGCTTatatatttcatcatctgtaaaatgaaggtttggaCTCTCAGTAGGCTCCAGTATTTTCCCAGTTCTATATCTCtgttctctaacctctctcagcctACTTCCATATCTacaaaatagcacctacctcacaaggtggttgtgaggttcaaatgaaataatgtgtgtaaagtgctttgcaaactttgcaaagtgccatataaatgttagcctttattattaggaagaaaatttagaaaagtatgaTAGGGCTGCTTTCAGCaaagaataaacatttttgtGTAAATAAATTcaactatttttaaaacaaaataaaatgttttgccaataaatacataaacaatttccctcttacaatgcTCAACTAAATTTAAGAACTGAATctgacattttaatttatttcataacTGGTACTATTACAAATTAACTTAGGcaattactttaattttaaaaaaaaacaccaccacaaaatgaggaataaaaaatatgggaaaattttcctaaatgtttaaatattcaaaaataactAATGTCTTATTATAGAAGGTATTCCAAGCTATTGCtggaattttaaagtttttaaagaagGTGGCAAATGAATGATATACACTGAAATTGAAACAAATTTCATAATCAGAATCTGCTTAAAAGCTATTCTTATTTCTAGGTAAAAATGCAAGCAGTGATGAAGCAAACATAGAAACACTTCATCTGGCAGCTTTTATGTTagtcataaatgtttgttgcagACTTAAAATGTATTCTAATCAAATGTGCAAAAGAAAGCACAGCTCTGTCCATATTTACCTGAAATATGTAACATTGAAAATTCTATACAATTtacaaactgaaaataaaaaaaactttttattattaatttacatATGCTGCAACTTTGTGGCATCTTGACTAGGCATATCACGTCCAGCAAAGAGTTTAATAACTTGATATAATTCTGATGAgttatacaaatgtatataaagAAGTGCATTCAGTTCACTCTTCCTTCAAATATTAACAACTTTAGATTAAACAATCTtgttcttaaattgtcttttaaaaatctaattttgaaATCAATTGCAATTATTGAATCTGATGAAAATTGGTAGGCAATTAAttatacacacaaaaaatttGTTTCCAAGAGTCATATTCTTCAGTTGCCATTATCCATCACAACATTCTCCTACTTTGaaaataacttcaaaacaagAACACTTCACATAGAAAGAGACACCTCAAAATAGGAAGGCTATAAGAACAACTTGGTCTCAAGAGAACAAGTGCTTACTATCTGGCCATACCAATAAACCAAGTGGGCCGTACAGCCTGCTGTACAATCTAATTCAATGTATGTAGGTAGAGGAGGAAAATCGGGTTAAGTGAGGGAGGAGCAACAAAGTGATGAAGAACCCTCACCACAAGGCAGCCACTATCTGGATTTTACAGAAAAATACAGGGGGGGAAAGACACAAAACTTTACAAAATGCATAAACCAAATGTCAATATCAATTTGTATTTTCATGACTTCTACAGATATGTTTTGATTGCTCAGCCCATGGTCAATCATTTATTTTCTGCTTCAAAatgaagtgttttgtacttgGGCGGTGcctcttataaaatatatatctctcCCCAACAACTAACATGGATCTCTGAATAGGGAAGGGGCTCGATTAGTGTTCCCACTGTAGTTTTTTCTAAGGAATAAAAATTTGCTTTGACCAGCAGTCACAAAAAGTGATTAAGAAATCAATATACCCAATTATTCATTCTGTATAACACACTCCAATTGCAATAGGAATACAGGAATTAAAAggaagttttttgtttctttttttacttctatgaCTTATACAAGAGTTCTCAAattaaaaccattttaaaaatgaacagcAAACTGGCAATATACTACAATCTGATACGTGCGACAGTAAAACCATTTGGTCAGAATTATGAGGAAATATTTCCCCAAAGTTTTTAAAGCATCTAACCAAGTACCGTCTTCAGTTTAATCACAACAACTATTCACAAGTTTCCACAAAAATACAGTGACTAGTCTTCAGAAATTCATTTATGACCAGTTTAATCTCAAAGTCTATGCAGTAATTGCCTCTTGGGTTTAGAGTCCTGTTTTCCTTTGTCCCCTGATGATCACACCTAACTACAAGCAATTGTTTCAAGCTGTTGCTCTGCCTCAGCCGCCATAGCAGCTGCCTGCAACTGTTCAGTCTCACTCTGGATGGCACTAGTGGGGACCTGTTTCCTCTCACTGTGCATATTGTTCTCATGGCGTTTGAGGTCAGATGCCTTGGCAAACGCCTTTGTACAGGAACTACAAACAAAAGGCTTTTCCCctctgtgtcttctttcatgatcTTTCAGATGGGACTTGTGTTTAAAGGCTTTATCACACATGTGACATGCAAAAGGTCTTTCATTACTATGAACTCTCTCGTGTTTTTTCAAGTCCGGGGCACGGATAAATGATTTCCCACACACTTCACAGCTATAAGGCTTATATCCAGTGTGGATTTTGAGGTGTTCTTTCAAATGGGCTTGGGTGGTGAAGCCTTTGGTACACATTTCACAAACAAATGGCCTGTCTGCTGTATGGAGCTTTTCATGCTTTCTCAAACGGGCTTCATCTGAAAATGTCTTTCCACATGCTTGACAGGCAATCTGTTCCCGGTGACCATAGAGTAAGTACTCAAATTTCATATCACTGGTGGCTGTTGTCCAACCTGGGGTCTGTTCATCTTTCACTTCACTTATGCCATCATTAAATGTTAAACCCTGAGGAGTTTGGGACCCCAAGTCTTTTGATTCTGAGGTGTCCATAGATTCTACTTCCTGGCCATAGCAATTTACTTTTCGAACTTCTTCACTTCCCAACTCCTTCAGAATTGCTTCTTGAACCCTAAGTGTGGTTGTGGGTGACTTACCATCCTCTTGACTTGGGGGAGTTCCTTCCACGGTGTCATCAGAAGGGCTATCATCCTGATCTCCAATCTCTTCTACTTCATCATCCTGATTGTCAGTGGATTCTCCAATGGGGCGGTTTATTTTTAAGCAATACTTGTTTTTGGCCtgagtattattttcttcaggacTAGATACATCCCGCTTCTGAGAACAGAGTTTATCCAAAAACCGGATACCAAGAATCTGACCTGATGACATCATCAAGTTGACGTCTTCTTTTTTTACAGAAATCTTTGCAGTATACATGTAATTCAAAACTTCCTCAAATATGTCAGAACGAAGGAA encodes:
- the ZBTB14 gene encoding zinc finger and BTB domain-containing protein 14, which codes for MAEPGGSPLPRGGGSCARSRPGGCLFPLPRARPLPAPRPSPHPLPGRGEGEGGPGASRTGSARGASSRLGSRAGVPARHWLMLPPLLLGMHRSQADSAGAAAPQPCALCIHLILLLCNGRLENPAFPPPSLPFSSPNKKESDFFLPHFFSGSYELDIRFSVRRKRASLSKRMQRAFLALPCLCWSRCCRVTVANGGEAFCHRNRTWAEDTAGADFFLFGVSLISYSDRKNLEFFISMSETIKYNDDDHKTLFLKTLNEQRLEGEFCDIAIVVEDVKFRAHRCVLAACSTYFKKLFKKLEVDSSSVIEIDFLRSDIFEEVLNYMYTAKISVKKEDVNLMMSSGQILGIRFLDKLCSQKRDVSSPEENNTQAKNKYCLKINRPIGESTDNQDDEVEEIGDQDDSPSDDTVEGTPPSQEDGKSPTTTLRVQEAILKELGSEEVRKVNCYGQEVESMDTSESKDLGSQTPQGLTFNDGISEVKDEQTPGWTTATSDMKFEYLLYGHREQIACQACGKTFSDEARLRKHEKLHTADRPFVCEMCTKGFTTQAHLKEHLKIHTGYKPYSCEVCGKSFIRAPDLKKHERVHSNERPFACHMCDKAFKHKSHLKDHERRHRGEKPFVCSSCTKAFAKASDLKRHENNMHSERKQVPTSAIQSETEQLQAAAMAAEAEQQLETIACS